A DNA window from Ornithinimicrobium humiphilum contains the following coding sequences:
- a CDS encoding FAD-binding oxidoreductase, producing the protein MGLVENLAGACDVRPAGDHDQVDGMTPSVVASPASTEETSALLRACSEQDLAVVVRGHGSKLTWGRAPERVDVVLDTTRMAELVEHSRGDLIATAGAGMPLARLQSLLSEGGHQLVVDDLALGRGRDAGPEGVGSTLGGALATNMSGPRRMWTGSMRDLVIGVRFVRADGTIARAGGKVVKNVAGYDLSKLLTGSYGTLAVVTEVTVRLHPLPEASWSVHTRVGAERLPAVLAELVRSQLAPRAVEVVSGPELGGDAVVSALLEGTRQGVEARVGTLTALLGELGGGPVDASDNGDGTPRTSAVEADVSPVLPDMGEAGRPTLVRTTARLSGIPELVATATAHGFTMSGSAGSGVLYASSPEGRGVAGTVGAVDALRATSVRLGGSTVVLDAVPEVKAAVDSWGSVPGLDLMRRVKQEFDPGRILAPGRYVGGM; encoded by the coding sequence ATGGGTCTCGTCGAGAACCTCGCCGGCGCCTGCGACGTGCGCCCCGCCGGCGATCATGACCAGGTCGATGGGATGACGCCCTCGGTCGTCGCCTCCCCCGCCTCCACCGAGGAGACGTCGGCGCTGCTGCGGGCCTGCTCCGAGCAGGACCTCGCCGTCGTCGTCCGCGGCCACGGCTCCAAGCTGACCTGGGGCCGCGCCCCGGAACGCGTCGACGTCGTCCTCGACACCACGCGGATGGCCGAGCTGGTCGAGCACTCCCGAGGCGACCTCATCGCCACCGCCGGGGCGGGTATGCCGCTTGCCCGGCTCCAGTCGCTCCTCTCCGAGGGTGGGCACCAGCTGGTCGTGGACGACCTGGCCCTGGGCCGCGGCCGCGACGCCGGCCCCGAGGGCGTGGGCTCCACCCTCGGGGGCGCCCTGGCCACCAACATGTCAGGACCGCGCCGGATGTGGACCGGGTCGATGCGCGACCTCGTCATCGGGGTCCGCTTCGTCCGCGCGGATGGCACGATCGCCCGGGCCGGCGGCAAGGTCGTCAAGAACGTCGCCGGCTACGACCTGTCCAAGCTGCTGACCGGCTCCTACGGCACCCTGGCGGTCGTCACCGAGGTGACGGTCCGGCTCCACCCGCTGCCGGAGGCCAGCTGGTCCGTCCATACGCGGGTGGGCGCCGAGCGGCTCCCGGCCGTCCTGGCCGAGCTCGTGCGCTCCCAACTGGCGCCGCGGGCCGTCGAGGTGGTCTCCGGCCCCGAGCTCGGTGGCGACGCCGTGGTCTCCGCGCTGCTCGAGGGCACCCGGCAGGGCGTCGAGGCTCGGGTCGGCACGCTGACGGCCCTGCTGGGTGAGCTCGGCGGTGGCCCCGTCGACGCCTCCGACAACGGCGACGGCACCCCGCGCACCTCCGCCGTGGAGGCGGACGTCTCCCCGGTCCTCCCCGACATGGGCGAGGCCGGCCGCCCGACCCTGGTGCGCACCACGGCGCGGCTGAGCGGCATACCCGAGCTCGTGGCGACCGCCACCGCGCACGGGTTCACGATGTCCGGTTCCGCCGGCAGCGGGGTGCTCTACGCCAGCTCCCCCGAGGGGCGGGGCGTGGCCGGGACCGTGGGCGCGGTGGACGCGCTCCGCGCGACCAGCGTCCGGCTCGGCGGCTCCACCGTGGTGCTCGACGCCGTGCCGGAGGTCAAGGCCGCCGTGGACAGCTGGGGGTCCGTGCCCGGGCTCGACCTGATGCGCCGCGTCAAGCAGGAGTTCGACCCCGGGCGGATCCTCGCGCCGGGACGCTACGTGGGAGGAATGTAG
- the glcF gene encoding glycolate oxidase subunit GlcF — translation MTTQDSRAETPTGVPRRRAPRIDEPVALGMPTVRGTSEVLATPAFDAHNPPSEELLDDCVHCGFCLTTCPTYNLWGEEMDSPRGRIDLMRAASEGAPLTESMVKHWDACLGCMACVTACPSGVQYDRLIEQTRAQVERRVDRPAKDSALRTLIFSLFPYPRRLRLMRGPLRLAQRTGALRLVEKTGLVRRVSPELEVMQRLAPPLGPRVEVPERTPAVGTRRAVVGMLTGCVQREFFGDVNAATARVLAAEGCDVIAPRRQGCCGALSVHVGREEEGQSFARRLIDTFEESGVDWIVVNSAGCGSSMKEYVHLLADDPTYADRARAFSERVRDLAEILVELGPVAERHPVGDSDAELVVAYHDACHLRHAQGVVTQPRQLLGQVPGLRLTEIPDAEICCGSAGVYNILNPEPATELGDRKAANILSTGAQLLVTANPGCLMQISQALERAGRPLPFVHTATILDASIRGERLV, via the coding sequence ATGACGACCCAGGACAGCCGGGCCGAGACACCCACCGGCGTCCCCCGCCGGCGGGCGCCCCGCATCGACGAGCCGGTCGCGCTGGGCATGCCCACCGTCCGTGGCACCTCGGAGGTGCTCGCGACCCCGGCCTTCGACGCGCACAACCCCCCGAGCGAGGAGCTGCTCGACGACTGCGTGCACTGCGGGTTCTGCCTGACCACCTGCCCGACCTACAACCTGTGGGGCGAGGAGATGGACAGCCCGCGCGGTCGCATCGACCTGATGCGCGCCGCGTCCGAGGGCGCGCCGCTCACGGAGTCGATGGTCAAGCACTGGGACGCCTGCCTGGGGTGCATGGCCTGCGTCACCGCCTGCCCGTCGGGCGTGCAGTACGACCGCCTCATCGAGCAGACCCGCGCGCAGGTCGAGCGCCGCGTCGACCGGCCGGCCAAGGACAGCGCGCTGCGCACCCTGATCTTCAGCCTCTTCCCCTACCCCCGCCGCCTCCGGCTGATGCGCGGGCCGCTGCGGCTGGCCCAGCGCACCGGCGCCCTGCGGCTCGTGGAGAAGACCGGTCTGGTGCGACGGGTCAGCCCCGAGCTCGAGGTCATGCAGCGGCTCGCTCCCCCGCTCGGCCCACGGGTCGAGGTGCCCGAGCGCACCCCTGCCGTCGGCACCCGCCGGGCGGTGGTCGGGATGCTCACCGGGTGCGTGCAGCGGGAGTTCTTCGGTGACGTCAACGCCGCGACGGCCCGGGTGCTGGCCGCGGAGGGGTGCGACGTCATCGCGCCGCGCCGCCAGGGCTGCTGCGGTGCGTTGTCGGTGCACGTCGGCCGCGAGGAGGAGGGTCAGTCCTTCGCCCGACGTCTCATCGACACCTTCGAGGAGTCGGGCGTCGACTGGATCGTCGTCAACTCCGCCGGCTGCGGGTCGTCCATGAAGGAGTACGTCCACCTGCTGGCCGACGACCCCACCTACGCCGACCGCGCACGCGCCTTCAGCGAGCGGGTCCGTGACCTCGCGGAGATCCTCGTCGAGCTGGGTCCGGTCGCCGAGCGGCACCCGGTCGGGGACTCCGACGCCGAGCTGGTGGTCGCCTACCACGACGCCTGCCACCTGCGGCACGCCCAGGGGGTCGTCACCCAGCCGCGCCAGCTGCTCGGCCAGGTGCCCGGCCTGCGGCTCACCGAGATCCCGGACGCCGAGATCTGCTGCGGCTCGGCCGGCGTCTACAACATCCTCAACCCCGAGCCGGCGACCGAGCTCGGCGACCGCAAGGCGGCCAACATCCTCTCCACCGGGGCCCAGCTGCTCGTCACGGCCAACCCGGGCTGCCTCATGCAGATCAGCCAGGCGCTGGAGCGGGCCGGGCGGCCACTGCCCTTCGTGCACACCGCCACCATCCTGGACGCCTCGATCCGCGGCGAACGGTTGGTCTGA
- a CDS encoding IclR family transcriptional regulator, with protein sequence MSTPEAERPRGVQSVDRALDILELLAGHQSTMGVTEIAREVGLAPGTTHRLLVALARRGWVRQDPGRRYGVGLAARRLGDASGAQLATLAVPALRAAVELTEETANLASLDGDVMVYVAQAPSPHTLRIFAEVGRRVPLHSTAVGKVVLARMEPARAMDMLTRPGVELRARTPRTLTDLDDLRAELDRVREQGYALDDEEMELGVRCVAVPVASGALGSLALSVSGPTERMTRERAVAAVPGLRQIAADLAERSLGATA encoded by the coding sequence ATGAGCACGCCGGAGGCGGAGCGGCCGCGAGGGGTCCAGTCGGTGGACCGCGCGCTCGACATCCTCGAGCTCCTGGCCGGGCACCAGAGCACGATGGGGGTGACGGAGATCGCCCGCGAGGTCGGGCTGGCCCCCGGCACCACCCACCGCCTGCTGGTCGCGCTGGCCCGTCGCGGCTGGGTGCGGCAGGACCCTGGTCGTCGCTACGGCGTCGGACTCGCCGCGCGCCGCCTCGGGGACGCGTCGGGAGCCCAGCTGGCCACCCTCGCGGTCCCCGCGCTGCGGGCCGCCGTCGAGCTCACGGAGGAGACCGCCAACCTGGCTTCCCTGGACGGTGACGTGATGGTCTACGTCGCCCAGGCGCCCTCGCCCCACACCCTGCGGATCTTCGCCGAGGTCGGCCGCCGGGTCCCCCTGCACAGCACCGCCGTCGGCAAGGTGGTGCTCGCCCGGATGGAGCCCGCCCGGGCCATGGACATGCTGACCCGTCCCGGCGTGGAGCTGCGGGCGCGCACCCCCCGCACCCTGACCGACCTCGACGACCTCCGGGCCGAGCTCGACCGCGTGCGCGAGCAGGGCTACGCCCTCGACGACGAGGAGATGGAGCTCGGCGTGCGCTGCGTCGCCGTCCCGGTCGCCTCGGGCGCCCTCGGCTCGCTGGCGCTCTCGGTCAGCGGCCCGACCGAGCGGATGACGCGCGAGCGTGCCGTCGCCGCCGTCCCCGGCCTGCGGCAGATCGCGGCGGACCTGGCCGAGCGCAGCCTGGGCGCCACCGCGTGA
- a CDS encoding L-lactate permease yields MAVAPIVIVGILLAGFRWPAKFAMPVGYVVAVLIALLVWEMRPGAVAAATVEGLIVAVTLLYIVFGALLLLSTVIASGAMSTIRAGFTAISPDRRVQAIIIGWLFGSFIEGASGFGTPAAVVAPLMLALGFPAMAAVMVGLIIQSTPVSFGAVGTPMIVGVGQGLSGDPGVAAREQELGLSHGEYVAHIATQVSVIHALVGLLIPLIISVMLTGFFGERRSFAEGLKVWPFALYASVAMTVPYVLVAYLAGPEFPSLLGGLIGLALVMFTSSKGFLMPKETFDFGPRASWEERWMGALDTDHLGDDAARRRMSLPVAWAPYLIIAVLLLATRLIDPLTAALTSSNPVVTLPFQDIFGTGISTTWQWLYSPGTVFIVTCLITYALHRMNAQQIRKTWSVAGRQILGTAVALLFAVPLVRILIRSGADFTDSGLASMPVTLAEGAAAVAGANWPLISPWIGALGAFVAGSNTVSNLTFSLFQFATGNEIGVPPETVVATQAVGGAGGNPVAIHNIVAASATVGLLGREGDLIRKTALVTTYYCLVAGGIGWFMIYGVGLAGIVHATVVLAILVATVVWMLRREKTLPPVAAEADDTGAAR; encoded by the coding sequence ATGGCCGTCGCACCCATCGTCATCGTCGGCATCCTGCTGGCCGGCTTCCGATGGCCCGCCAAGTTCGCGATGCCGGTCGGCTACGTCGTCGCCGTCCTCATCGCCCTGCTCGTGTGGGAGATGCGGCCGGGCGCCGTGGCCGCGGCCACGGTGGAGGGCCTCATCGTCGCAGTGACGCTGCTCTACATCGTGTTCGGGGCGCTTCTCCTGCTCTCGACGGTCATCGCCAGCGGGGCGATGAGCACGATCAGGGCCGGGTTCACCGCCATCTCGCCGGACCGCCGGGTCCAGGCGATCATCATCGGCTGGCTCTTCGGGTCCTTCATCGAGGGCGCGTCCGGCTTCGGCACGCCGGCCGCCGTCGTGGCACCGCTGATGCTGGCCCTCGGTTTCCCGGCCATGGCCGCCGTCATGGTCGGCCTGATCATCCAGTCGACGCCGGTGTCCTTCGGCGCGGTCGGCACCCCGATGATCGTGGGTGTCGGGCAGGGACTGTCCGGTGACCCGGGCGTCGCCGCGCGCGAGCAGGAGCTCGGGCTCTCCCACGGCGAGTACGTCGCGCACATCGCCACGCAGGTCTCCGTCATCCACGCCCTCGTGGGCCTGCTCATCCCGCTGATCATCTCGGTCATGCTCACCGGCTTCTTCGGAGAGCGGCGCAGCTTCGCCGAGGGGCTCAAGGTGTGGCCCTTCGCCCTCTACGCCTCGGTCGCCATGACCGTGCCCTACGTCCTGGTGGCCTACCTCGCCGGCCCGGAGTTCCCGTCGCTGCTGGGCGGCCTGATCGGCCTGGCGCTGGTGATGTTCACCTCGAGCAAGGGCTTCCTCATGCCGAAGGAGACCTTCGACTTCGGCCCGCGGGCCTCCTGGGAGGAGCGGTGGATGGGTGCCCTCGACACCGACCACCTCGGCGACGACGCGGCCCGGCGCCGGATGAGCCTGCCGGTGGCGTGGGCGCCCTACCTGATCATCGCGGTGCTGCTGCTCGCCACCCGGCTCATCGACCCCCTGACGGCGGCGCTCACGTCCAGCAACCCCGTGGTCACCCTCCCGTTCCAGGACATCTTCGGCACCGGGATCTCCACCACCTGGCAGTGGCTCTACAGCCCCGGGACCGTCTTCATCGTCACCTGTCTGATCACCTACGCGCTGCACCGCATGAACGCCCAGCAGATCAGGAAGACCTGGTCGGTCGCCGGGCGTCAGATCCTGGGGACGGCCGTCGCCCTGCTCTTCGCCGTGCCGTTGGTGCGGATCCTCATCCGCTCCGGTGCCGACTTCACCGACTCGGGCCTGGCCTCGATGCCGGTCACGCTCGCCGAGGGTGCCGCCGCGGTGGCAGGGGCCAACTGGCCCCTGATCAGTCCCTGGATCGGTGCGCTGGGCGCCTTCGTGGCCGGCTCCAACACCGTCTCCAACCTGACGTTCTCGCTCTTCCAGTTCGCGACCGGCAACGAGATCGGGGTGCCTCCGGAGACCGTGGTCGCCACGCAGGCCGTCGGTGGCGCGGGCGGCAACCCGGTGGCGATCCACAACATCGTCGCGGCCTCGGCGACGGTGGGTCTGCTCGGCCGGGAGGGTGACCTGATCCGCAAGACCGCGCTGGTGACGACCTACTACTGCCTGGTCGCCGGCGGCATCGGTTGGTTCATGATCTACGGCGTCGGGCTGGCCGGGATCGTGCACGCGACCGTCGTGCTGGCCATCCTCGTCGCGACCGTCGTCTGGATGCTGCGGCGGGAGAAGACCCTGCCCCCGGTGGCGGCGGAGGCGGACGACACGGGCGCGGCCCGCTGA